The genomic stretch GGATGGCGGAAGTCCTGGCATCTTACCGGGGCCCGGTGGTCGGCATGTCGTTCGACCCGGACCAGGTGCTGGCGTTGCGCGAAACAATGCCGGCGCTGCCGCGCGGCATCGTGGCCGAGCGCGAATACACCGCAGCTGACTGGCCCGAGGCGACGCCCGCCCAGCGCCGGGGCATGGAACATCTGCGTCACGCCTTCCGCACCCGGCCGCATTTCGTCGCTTTCTGGGTCAACGAATTGCCGGCCGCGGCGCCCTGGATCGCGCGTCATATTTTCGGCCTGCCGCTGCTGACCTGGACCGTGCGCACGCCGGAGCAGCGCGCGCGGGCCGCGCGCTACGCCGATCAGATGATTTTCGAGGGTTTCCTGCCGGGAACCTGATGCGCTCAGCGAGGCCTTGAAGTCTCTGCTGCAATGCACGATCTTTCACAGGGTTGGTCACCATGGGCGATGGCTGATCGCAATTTGGGACCGGTCCGAACTCTCGATGGCGTCATCCGAAATTATCCTCGAATCCGTCCCCTCCGTCAGCGACATCAAGGCTGCGGAATGGGATGCCTGCGCCAATCCGCGGCCCGATCCGAATAGTCTCGACAATCTCGACACGCTGGCCTCATCCGGCACGGCGGGCGATTCCTGCGCCGATTCAAGACCCGGCTATAACCCCTTTGTTTCCCACGCATTTTTCGCCGCCGCCGAAGCCTCCGGATCGGCCTGCGCGCGAACCGGCTGGGGCCCGCGGCATTTACTGGCCAGGCTCGACGGCGTGGTCGCCGGCATCGTGCCCTGCTACCTGAAATCGCATTCGCAAGGCGAATATGTCTTCGACCGCGGCTGGGCGGATGCCTATGAACGCGCCGGCGGGCGCTATTATCCGAAGCTGCAGGCCTCGGTGCCCTTTACGCCGGCGACCGGCCCTCGTCTCCTGATCCGCGATGGCGTCGATCGCGACCGGATCGGCGAAGCGCTCGCCAGCGGCCTGATGGCGCTGTGCAACGCGACCAATGCCTCGTCGGTGCACGTGACCTTTGCGCGCGAAGCGGAAGCGAAATTCCTCGGCAAGCACGGCTTCCTGCAGCGCAACGACCAGCAGTTTCACTGGCGCAATGCCGGCTACAAGAGCTTTGAAGACTTCCTCGCCACCCTGAATTCCCGCCACCGCAAGGCGATCAAGCGCGAGCGGCGCGAGGCACTCGCGGCCGGCATCACCATCCACGCGTTGAACGGAGCTGATATTACCGAGGATGCGTGGGACGCGTTCTTCGAATTCTACATGGAGACCGGTTCGCGGAAATGGGGCCGGCCCTATCTGACGCGAAAATTCTTTTCGCTGATCGGCGAGACCATGGCCAAGGACGTGCTGCTGGTGATGGCCAGGCGCAACGGCCGCTGGATCGCCGGCGCCATCAATTTTGTCGGATCGGACACGCTGTTCGGCCGCAACTGGGGCGCGGTCGAGCATCATCCGTTCCTGCATTTCGAGGTCTGCTACTATCAGGCCATCGACTTTGCGATCCAGCGCGGCCTGAAAACGGTGGAAGCCGGCGCGCAGGGCGAGCACAAGTTGGCGCGCGGATATCTGCCGCAGACCACCTATTCGGCGCATTACATCGCCGACCCTGATTTGCGCCGGGCAATCGGCGATTACCTCAAGCGTGAACGCGCCTATGTCGCCGAGGTCGGCCGCGAACTCGCCGAGGCCGCGCCGTTCCGCAAGAGCGGCGACGAGGCCTGAGGTTTCTGCTACCAGCTAGACTCTGTTTTGACGCGTTTTCTACCGCAGATAAGTGTACGCAATCTGCGTAGACTCGATTGCTATGCGAACCGGTGTCCACTTCGCTCGAAAACGCTATAGGAAATTACGACGTGATTTGAGGAGCCGCCGCCATGCCCGCCTATGACCCCAACAACATTTTTGCAAAAATCCTGCGCGGCGAGTTTCCGTGCCACAAGGTCTATGAGGACGAGCACGTGCTGGCATTCCTCGACATCATGCCGCGCGCGCCCGGCCACACCCTGGTGATCCCGAAGGTCCCTGCCCGCAACATCCTCGACGTCACGCCCGACGGTTATGCCCATGTCGCGCGCGGCGCCCACAAGATCGCCGCCGCCGCCATGAAAGCCTTCCACGCCGACGGCATCACCGTACAGCAATTCAACGAAGCCGCCGGCGGCCAGGTCGTGTTCCACCTCCACATGCACGTGATGCCGCGCCATGACGGTATCGCGCTGTTGCCGCCGGCCAGCCGCAAGGAAGACATCAAGGTGCTGGAGGACAATGCGACGAAGCTGATTGCGGCGCTGGGGTAGATTCGTCGCACGCCCAATCCGCGACCACCGATCCGCCGTCGTCATTTCGGGGCGCGCCAGCGACATGGGCCCAAATGACGGGAGAAAAGCCGCCATTTCGAGCGGACGGCGCGGCGCAAAACGCCATCAGGCACGGTCGATTGCATTCAATCACAAATTGCGCGATGATTTGAAGATTCCGACGAATCTATTTGAGTTGAATAG from Bradyrhizobium sp. Ash2021 encodes the following:
- a CDS encoding glycerophosphodiester phosphodiesterase, with amino-acid sequence MRAPDWLTARPVAHRGLHDDARGIIENMPAAAEAAVSGNFSIECDIQLTADGEAMVHHDDALGRLTEGSGALLGKTTAELKAVKFKDTPERMMTLADLCALVAGRVPLVIEVKSHFDGDRKLVARMAEVLASYRGPVVGMSFDPDQVLALRETMPALPRGIVAEREYTAADWPEATPAQRRGMEHLRHAFRTRPHFVAFWVNELPAAAPWIARHIFGLPLLTWTVRTPEQRARAARYADQMIFEGFLPGT
- a CDS encoding GNAT family N-acetyltransferase; the protein is MASSEIILESVPSVSDIKAAEWDACANPRPDPNSLDNLDTLASSGTAGDSCADSRPGYNPFVSHAFFAAAEASGSACARTGWGPRHLLARLDGVVAGIVPCYLKSHSQGEYVFDRGWADAYERAGGRYYPKLQASVPFTPATGPRLLIRDGVDRDRIGEALASGLMALCNATNASSVHVTFAREAEAKFLGKHGFLQRNDQQFHWRNAGYKSFEDFLATLNSRHRKAIKRERREALAAGITIHALNGADITEDAWDAFFEFYMETGSRKWGRPYLTRKFFSLIGETMAKDVLLVMARRNGRWIAGAINFVGSDTLFGRNWGAVEHHPFLHFEVCYYQAIDFAIQRGLKTVEAGAQGEHKLARGYLPQTTYSAHYIADPDLRRAIGDYLKRERAYVAEVGRELAEAAPFRKSGDEA
- a CDS encoding HIT family protein, whose translation is MPAYDPNNIFAKILRGEFPCHKVYEDEHVLAFLDIMPRAPGHTLVIPKVPARNILDVTPDGYAHVARGAHKIAAAAMKAFHADGITVQQFNEAAGGQVVFHLHMHVMPRHDGIALLPPASRKEDIKVLEDNATKLIAALG